The Zonotrichia albicollis isolate bZonAlb1 chromosome 23, bZonAlb1.hap1, whole genome shotgun sequence genome contains the following window.
CTGGTGGTGATTCAGTGTTATCAGTCTGAGCTTTGGTGGTACTGGTGGTGGTTGAATGCTCCCAGCAGTGGTTAGGTGTTCCTGGTGATGGTTCGGTGTAATCAGTCAGAGGTTCAGTGGAACCTGTGATGGTTGTGTTCCCAGCAGTAGTTCAGTGGTACTGGCAGTGGTTTGGTGTTCCCAGAAGTGGTTCAGTGTTATCAGTCTGAGGTTTGGTGTTCCTGGTCAGAGGCTCGGTGGTGGTTTGGTGGTTTGGTGTTACCAGACAGAGGTTCAGTGTTACCAGTCCAAGGTTCGGTGTTCCCGATGGTGCATCAGTGTTCCCAATGGTGGTTCGGTGGTACTGGTCTGAGGTTCAGTAGTACCACCCACTTGGTTCAGTGGTACCAGTCAGAGTTTCGGTTTTCTTGGCGGTGGTTTGGTGTTCCTGGCTGGAGGTTTGGTGTTATCAGTCTGAGTTCTGTGTTCCCAGCAGTGGTTCGGTGTTCCCTGTGATGGTTTGGTGTTTTCAGCCCAAGGTTCAGTGGTACCAGCGGTGGTTCAGTGGTACCAGTCTGAGGTTCAGCCTTATCAGTCCGAGGTTTGGTGGTACTAGTCCGAGGTTTGGTGCTCCCGGTGGTGGTTCAGTGGTACTGAAGGTGGTTCGGTGGTACTGGTGGTAGTTTGGCGTTCCTGGAGCTGGTTCAGTGGTACCGGCGGTGGTTCGGTGTTATCAGTCTGAGGTTCGCCATTATCAGTCCAAGGTTGGTGTTCCCGGCGGTGGTTGGGCGGTACCGGCGGTGGTTCGGCCGTACCAGCGGTTCCACAGCCTGTCCCGGGTCCTCCCCGGGGAATGCCGGGCTCATCCCGAGCCGCTCCAGCGCTTCCGGCTGGGCGGCGATCCCGAGGGAGGCTGCGTCTCTCCCGCCTTATCAGCGCCGCTTATCTCGTCCCACCGCAGCTCCGTGCCCGCCCAGCTCCCGCTCCTCCGGATCCCGGAGCCTGCGGGATGACGCTTCCCTGTCATTATCCTGGCTTTGGGGCACCGCTCCTCCTCGGATCCCCCGGGATCTTGGAGCCTGCGGCTCCCGAGGGATGGGGGCGATACCGCGGTCCCTGTGCTGCCTTCTCCCTTCTCGCCTGGTGCTGAGCCCTTCCCTGCGCCCTGCGCTGTCCTCTGAGGGCAGTGACAGATGTGGGGACCCTGGCACAGACCCTCTATGGGTCGGACAGTGCCCCATTCCAACACCGACGTGTCCCAGGATTTTGTCTCCTCGGCTGCTGCAATCCCTGGTGCCCCCTCCTCCCTCCACTCCTCTCATTATCCCTTCCTGAGCGTCACCCATGGTCGCCATCCCGATATTCCTCCTCCTGTCCAGCCCTCTCGGGATGTGACACCGCTGTTCCGCTCAGATCCTTCTCTTCCCGACACTGCAGCTCCGGTGGAGCCATTTGTGATTCCCCATAGGAATGTCCGGGCTGGTTTTCCCTTCCCCGTGCCGCACAAAGCGGTGCAGGGGCGGTCGCTGGTGTCCCCCACATCACTGGGGATCCACCTCTGGCTTTGGAAGTCTGGGATTTCCATCCACACACGGAACCTGCTGAGCACCTGGGGAAGCTCCCCCGGGCAGAGAGAGTTTGTCCTCGGTGGGATGTGAAGATCCCATTCCCGTCCCCATCCGCAAACCTCATCCCTATCCCCAAACCTCATCTCCATCCCCAAacctcatccccatccccgtCCCCACCCCCATCTCCTTTCCCGTCCCtgtctccatctccatctccaccCCTTTTCCCGTCCCtatccccatcccaccccttcTCTTTTTGCTTTCCCGTCATCCCTGCACGTCAAAATCCCGTTTTTTCCCTGCCACCACCTcatgctgctccctctgctctgagccaggagctgggctcagctcagGTGGGAACCAGGCGAGTTCTGAGCCTCACAGGCTGCAAATGTGTGAGAAATCCATCCAAAATTCCCTGAGCCTGAGGCCAGGTCCAGCAGCGCAGCCCAGCCTAATCCCGCCCGCCTAGAGCGGTTCCCCGCACGTATCCCTCTGCCTTATCTCGTTCATTATCTCATCCCTTATGTCGTCCCTTATTTCGATCCTTATCTCGTCCCTTATCTGGTCTCTTATCTCGTTCCTTATCTCATCCCTTATGTCGTCCCTTATCTCATTCATTATCTGGTCCCTTATCTGGTCTCCCTTATCTCGGCAGGCTCCTTCGGGCGGCGCTCCTGCCCCTCAAGCGCTTCTACGGCATCAGGATGCGGGTGAGGGGCTCGGAGCGGCTGCGGCTGCCGGGGCCCTTCGTGATCGTCTGCAACCACCAGGCTTCCCTGGACCTCATGGGTGCGTGGGGGGACCCCGGAACCTCTGGGGGCTCCAGGGGTGCGccaggatggatttgggggggtcaACACAGGGATCAGGGCAGGGATGTGTGGTGGGAACGGACCAGGAGGGGTTTTGGGACTGGGCTGTgatggagggagaggagggacaACGGGAGGTGATGGCACAGGGTGGTCCTGGAATTAGGGACAGCTTAAAATCCTTTAAGCCAAGGATTAAATAACCCCAACCTGGTCCTATATTAGGGTATAAATTATTAAATAGTGTATAAATTATATTAGGGTATAAATGATTACTTAGGGTATAAATTATATTAGGGTATGAATTGTTAAATAATCTGTGCACTGATGTAATTTGGCCTCTCCAGAGAGTTCCCCTCTGCAGTTATCACCTCTCAGGACTGATAATCAACTCTCTGCTATTATCACctctcagggctgagctgcagaatTTATTGCTGATATCCAGCTGGTTGGTCCAGCCCAGGGGTTCCGTTTCCAAGCAGTTTTCCCAGGTGATTTTTCTGCTGCCCCTGCCGTGGTTTGGGAAGGTATTAATGGGTGTTCTCCCCGCCCCAGGAATGGTGGAGGTGATTCCCGAGCGCTGCGTGCCCATCGCCAAGCGGGAGCTGCTCTACATGGGCACagtgggctgggcctgctggctcAGTGGCATCATCTTCATCGAGCGCCAGCGCAGGGACGCGGCCATCGAGGTCATCACCCGCACTGCCAGCACCATGAGGAGAGAGAACGTGAGGGACacggctgggggacaccagagGGGTCAGGGGCTGTTAGTGTGAATGCACAGTGAACCCCCTGGCAGGGAAGAAcaatgcatctgactccatgttatTATATGGAGTTATTACTCCAtaattattactttattattacTTTATTGTACTATAATATTActttttaattactttattatgctgtattattactttattatactatattatattaattatactatattctatattctaGTAATGATACTATATTCTATTAAAGAATAATTATTATAGaatttattattctatattaataaaatattaatatagaataataataaagtaataatataaattaaatgcatttatattatattatattatattatattatattatattatattatattatattatattatacaaattattattatactatattcTATTAaggaatactatactatactatactatactatactatactatactatactatactatactatactatacaagaaaggatacttacacaatgctaaaaagataataatgaaaactcatgactctttccagagtcccaacacagcttggccctgattggccaaagagtgaaaacaactcacagcgcaattcaatgaaacaatcacctgtgggtaaacaatctccaaacacattccacatgagcacaacacaggagaagcaaatgagataagaattgttttccttttctctgaggtttctcagcttcccaggagaaaaatcctgggtgaggggattttttcagagaatgtgaatgctacaggctgtgggcaggacTGACCCGGCTGAGGTCggggtgtcttggtttggaaagccaggtgtctgctaaggaaggcaggagcctctcttgaaatggaaaatgcaaaactcctccctctgaattattataattgtgaaattaaggggctctcaggcaaagatatgtgagtaggaataacagttctttattaggaaagaacccaaataaaaataaaaatgtagtaATACAAAACAGCCCTGCCAGAGTCAGACCATGCCCTGtcaccctgtgtgtcagggtggtggcacagccccatccatgggggctcagccctcctgcagtgccagctgtggctctgcttcagcagggatcctgcacaaggggggagttttcctctgcagctccagggctgctggagatgggcctgggctccctctggcaatgcagggcagcagaaagctgctcctctggcaatgcagggggcaaaggctgctggggtgttccaaacctcagattgtatccaggtaggaatgcttggctcctcccctgggcggagcatcttcCCATGGGATGGTGGAATTtgatcagccatgcagggacactcactggccatggacagatgataattaataattaatggccCATGGACagaagagatctcctggagggaggattgacTGTGAAAGAGATAAAGAGAATGCCCAATGAACAGAGATAACTGCCTCACTCTAACAGATGATAGTAGAACACACACCCCAGCCACACCTTTCAGCCTAAAGCACGGGGtcacctctgtccctgtcccctgcagctccGTGTGTGGGTTTTCCCTGAAGGCACCAGGAACCCCGGCAGGTCCATGCTGCCCTTCAAGCGTGGTGCTTTCCACCTGGCCGTGCATGCCCAGGTAAGGAAATGGGCAATAAAATGCTGGGCTTGATGGGCTTGGAGGCCCTTTCCAAAATGATTCCTTCCCTTTAGCTCACCCTGGATGGAGCAGAGTGGGTGTGAACTCTGGGGCAGAGAGGTGAGGGGGTTTGgtccccagggatgcagggattttgtccccagggatgggggGTTTGGTCCCCAAGGATGGGGGTTTTGGACCCCAGGGAAGCAGGGACTTGGGCCCCAGGCATGTGCAAGTTTTGGTCCCCAGAGATGCAGGGATTTGGTCCCCAGAGATGGGGGGATTTGGTCACCAGGAATGGGGGATTTGGTCACCAGGGATGCAGGGGTTTGATCCCagggatgggggggggggggcttgATCCCCAGTTGATCCCCAGGGAAGAGGGATTTGGTCTACAGGGATGGGAATTTTGTcctcagggatggagggatTTGGTCCCAAAGGAGGGACATGGTGCTGGGCAGCAcccagggaggagcaggcaggagcaggagtcCCACCTGGGGAGGGCTCTCTCTGTGGGCCCCCCTGACCCTCTCTGTCCTGCAGGTTCCCATTGTCCCCATCGTGATCTCCCCGTACAGGGACTTCTTCAGCCCCGAGGAGAAGAGATTCACCTCAGGTAAGGGATGGGCAGGAATTCCCatggcagagggcagggctggcactggggatgaGGCACCTGGGGGTGTCTGAGGGACCCTGAGGGGTGGGGAGGCAGCTGGGGTGGAAATGCCTGGGGGAATACCCAGTTCCTGCTGGGATCCTCTAACACATCCCTGgcttttccctcctctcccagggACCTGCACCATCCAAGTCCTCCCCAGGGTGGAAACGTGTGGCCTGAGCCCAAAGGATGTCCCCAAACTGACCGAGAGTGTCCAGCAGGCCATGGCCGAGGCCCTGGCCGAGATGTCCATGAGTGACCACAGGGAGCAGGACatggagcagcccctgctgggGCCGGGGgaggacagagactgcccccagggccagggggacacagccaggagcagcaaatAGGCAGAGGGAGCTCAGGGATACCAGTGAGGTGTCCTTTGTCCCCCGAGGAggtgtcctgcagccctgccaccGCCCCAGCAGGACGGTGCCCtaagggagcagagcagggcaggatggggaCCCAAAACAGAGCAAGGTGCCCCCAAAACAGAGCAAGGTGCCCCCTTAAAACCCCTTGTTGTGACTGCATCCCCTGGATGTCCCTCTGCcacacctggagctgtggctgtccccCTGGAGTTGTGGCTGTCCCCTTGGAGTTGTGGCTGTCTCCCAGGATGGCTcagacagggctgagggctcaCAGCCCCATTTTCCACCCCTGATTGTTGGGCTCCCCCACGGATTCTCCTTCCAGAGGCTCCTACAAGCTGGAAATGCCGTTCGGGTTCAGCCAGCTCTGAGTGTGTGGCCTGGGGGGGACACGAGGCCCAGGTGAGGTTGCTGGGGGGGAAGAGCATCCGGGAGGGAGAGCACCCTTGGTGCTGAGCTGTGAGCCAAGGGTGGGACATTAAAGAGTTTGGAGCTGGATCTGttgtgtcctggctgtgctgagggggctgagggggatCCATCTCCTCGGGGAGACTCCACACTGCAGAGAGAGCACCCCCAAACAGGGAGCATCCCTGAAAAGGGAGCACCCTGCACACAGAGCACCCCTGAACATGGAACACTGCACAAGGAGCACCCTGCACATGGAGCACCCTGAAAAGGGAGCACCCTACACGCAGAACACCCTGCACACAGAGCATCCTGCACACAGAGCACCCCTGCACACAGAGCACTCCTGCACAAGGAGCACCCTGAACATGGAACACCCTGCATGTGGGGCACTCCTGAACACAGAGTACCCTGCACAGGGATCATCCCTGTACACACAACTCACTGCACATAGAGCACCCTGAACACAGAGAACCCTGCACATGGAGTACCCTGCACACACGCAGCACCCTGCACACGGAGCTCACTGCACACAGAGAacccagcacacagagcaccCCTGAACATGGAGCATCCTGAGCTAGGAGCACTCTGCACATGGAGCACCCCTGAACATGGAGCACCCTCCATATAGAGTCACTGCACATAGAACACCCTGCACATGGAGCTCACTGCACACGGGACACCCTGCACACAGAGCACCCTGAACATGGAGCACCCTGCTCATGGAGCATCCTGCACACAGAGAGCACCCTGCACAGAGCATCCCTGAATAAGGAGAACCCCTGAACAGAGAGCACCCTGCACAGAGAAACACCCCTGAGAAGGGAGCACCCTGCACACGGAGCACCGCTGAGCACACAGAACCCAGCAAAGGGAGCACCCTGCACAGGGAACACCCTGCACATGGAACACTCTGCACACAGAGAACCCCTGAGCACAGAGAACCCTGCACACAGAGCTCACTGCACACAGAGCTCACTGCACACAAAGCACCCCGCACAGGGAGCAGCCCCAAACATGGAGCATCCTGCACACAGAACGCCCTGAACAAGGAGCACCCTGCTCATGGAGCATCCCTGAACAGAGCACCCTGCACACAAAGaacccagcacagggagcaccCTGCACGGGGAACACCCTGCACACAGAACAGTCCTGAACAAGGAGCATCCTGCACAGGGAGCACCCCTGAATAGAGAGCACCCAGCACACAGGGCACCCTGCATATAGAGAACCCATCACAGGGAACACCCTGCAGATGGAGCACTCTGCACACAGAGCTCAGTGCACACACAAAACACTCTGCACACAAAGCACCCTGCACACAGAGCATCCCCACCCCAGGGCTGGTGTGAGGAGCTCATGGCAGGGTGACAGTtaccccgggctggggctgcccctgaggCAGAGCTCTCCCTGCACCACTAAATGCACAGGAAGAGCATCCATTGAAGCCTCAAATTCCCAGCAACACCTGGATGGTGCTCACCTGGACACAGTCCCACCTGGAGGTGCCTCTCCATGGCCTGTGGACCATGACACATCCAACAGCTGGATGGttccctgcagccaggcagggatttgggatctcctggctccttcccagctgagcagctcctgtgccagcccacagggtggcagcagggcagggacagggcagggtgtgGCTGTCCCCTTGTGGGGAGCAGGGTGTGCAAGGTTTCCCTCCCACTCTGGGATAAAAAGTGCAAACCCAGGCACAGAGCTCTGGTTTGGCACCATTCCTGCTCTCAGGAGAGCTGGATTATGGAAGAAATCCTCCTCAAATCTGTTGCAACATCAAACTGCAAAGAGGCTTCCCATGAGGAACAACCCACGGGATCAGGAGATGTCACATGGACATGGCCAAGGGCAGAGGAAGATCCCATGTCCCAGAAAACTCCTTTAATCCTTTCCTGCTACCCAGGATTCCCAACGTGTGCTGTGGTCTGTCAGCTCTGAGCTGGCCTGGGGGTCCCACCACACCCCTGGCATGGTTTGGCTGCCCAAagtttgggtttgggaggtTCAGCATCaatggaaccatggaatggtttgagtgGGAGGAACCATAAAGCCCATCCAggtctgccatggcagggacacctctcactgtcccagggtgctccaatcccatccagcctggccttgggcactgccagggatccaggggcagccccagctgctctggacaaATCCTTGTCCTGCCTGGAAGGGCAGGGCCCAGCCAGAGCCATCCCTGGGTTTTGCACTGGCAGTGGGATGTGAAAGCTtgaggagaggaaaaagccTTGGCATGGGGGCTCTGGAAACAAATTCTGGTGCTCCAAGgtctgccctgcctggctgctctgggtccccatccctgcaggggtgtcacagacatcttttatgaaaaatcctttccttagggtttttcctcctgagaagctgagaggcctcagaaacaaaatgcaaacaatggttatctgctgctgtggaatgcaacaggcgcATCtaggattggtctcatgtggttgtttctaattaatggccaatcacagtcagctggctcggacagagagacagagcctttgttattcattctttctttttctattcttagctagccttgtgatgaaataatttcctctattcttttagtatagttttaatataatatatatcataaaataataaatcagccttctgaaacatggagtcagatcctcatctcttccctcatcctggcacccctgtgaacactgccACAGAGGGGTTTCACAGCCCTGTggaggtggcacttggggacagggctCACGGTGGCCTTGGCAGTACTGGGGGAGCCGTGAGCTCCTGTCCCCCTGGGATGTCTGGCAGGGCACTGACCCTGCCCatttcctgcagggctgggtgagctCAGGCCGTGCTCCCTCCTCGTGTCCTTGGGCTGGCAGCTCCATCCACCCACAGCTCCGGGGGCTGCTCCAAAGGGCAGGaggtgggcacagagctgtgtcCAGCAAAACCTGGGCTGGGCAGGCgtggggacagagctgtggTCATCTGAGATGCCATGGAAAAGGTCAGCCCCATCCATGGCTTCCTGTGGAGTCCTGGCACAGatacccagagctgctcctggatccttggcagtgcccaaggccaggctggaggggattggagcaccctgggacaggggaaggtgtccctgccatggcaggggtgaaacTGGaggggctttaaggtcccttccagcccaaaccatttcATGATTCCATGGTTCCCACAGCCTCAGAGGGAAGAGAACTGCAAAACCCCAGAGCAGGGGGTGTGCTCAGGACTGTGGGGCTGTCGTGGGGCTCCTCAGCTGTCCCACATCCCCACCAGGACACAGGGAAGCTGTTGGAACCCTGGACACTGAGAATTTGAGACCCTCTGTGCTGGCAGGCACTGACCCCAGGAGAACTCTGCATTGACCTGAGGGTGTGGAGCagcttccaaaatggaatgatagaactgggattgtgggtgtggagtttggatagaagtgtgtgacatcacagggtggaaaactcGGAGTTTAAGGGTTTacaatatagtaatatatatggagcaagatggaggttttagagTGGaggcttcttcttcttcctcttcttcttctccttctccttctccttctccttctccttctccttctccttctccttctccttctccttctcctccttctcctggtggttttgtgtaattggatgAAAAAGTCTGCATTGTGGGCCACAggtggttggttattgggttaaaaataaaaacaattttagaattaattaataaataattattttttatgatTTGACAGCTTATCCATAAAAGGCCTTGTGGAGAGAAAGAGACAGGTCTCCATTTTTAGCTTTTTAGAATGAACTGCTTTAGAAGTCAGGGTTTGTGAGACTGTAACATAGAATAAGAACCAATAAACATTTGGATCTGAACAAAAAATACTGTCTCACACATTTAATCCCACCCTTAACAGAAAAAAGAAGTGAAGAATCCGCAGGCAGCAGCTCGGGCCTACCCTGGTGGGTATCCATGTGTGCAATGGGAGCAGATGATGATGCCACATCCCCACCCTGGCCTGTTCCTCTGTCCAGACTGGGTGAAACTGGGCAAAAAGCCAGCCTGGGACACGTGATTTGCCCAAACCTGGTTACATTTGAAATACCTGTAAATTGTTCATTTCTGAGAaatcagccccagctcccagcccctcctcaggTTGTGCTCCCTGTTTTCCTTTCCGgtgtgttcctgctgcctcctgacaTCATTTCCCAGCAAATCTGTGGAATCCTGGCCCAGAGTGAAGCTCCAGAGACCTTTCCCAATATTGCAAACATGCCTGGGGTCCTTGACCCCTGGAAGCCGTGGGCAGAGGGCAAACATTGCCTGGATTTATCTGcaggtgcccagggctgctgtgccagccctggtggggACACAAGGACCCATTTGCAGAGCCAGCAGCGGGTCAGACACAGATCCAGAGggacccagagctgcagggagaggctgcATCCACAGCATCCACATCCAGCTGGAGACATGATGTGTCCAGCCCTTCCCATCCTCTTTGCCATCCTGCTCCTCTCAGCCGGGGCCTCAGGAGCGCCGTGAGTCCCCtctgtgtccgtctgtccctgctggggtGTTTAACcttggcagctcctggtggggtTCAATCCCTCTTGTGGCTGCTGGGGTGGTTGAGCTTCATCCTCTTGTCAGTTCCTGGTGGGATTCAgtccctcctgtgccctggtTGAGTGCTTTAATCTTGGCTCCTCTGCAGTTTTTGGTGGGATTCAgtccctcctgttcctgctggg
Protein-coding sequences here:
- the AGPAT1 gene encoding 1-acyl-sn-glycerol-3-phosphate acyltransferase alpha; protein product: MDLLLLQGLLLLPLAALLLYRCSPHVQFLCKVAFFNCWIVALATLLSPLAAFRGRSVENMRLLRAALLPLKRFYGIRMRVRGSERLRLPGPFVIVCNHQASLDLMGMVEVIPERCVPIAKRELLYMGTVGWACWLSGIIFIERQRRDAAIEVITRTASTMRRENLRVWVFPEGTRNPGRSMLPFKRGAFHLAVHAQVPIVPIVISPYRDFFSPEEKRFTSGTCTIQVLPRVETCGLSPKDVPKLTESVQQAMAEALAEMSMSDHREQDMEQPLLGPGEDRDCPQGQGDTARSSK